aaagtgatGGGGAGCTCTaaagcccatagtgaggagtttttgtttcatgtgaataaaaaaaaaatagtatttgttaagtgcttactatgtgtaaagcactgttctaagcactggggaggttacaaggtgatcaggttgtcccatgtggggctcacagttttaaccccattttacagatgaggcgactgaggcccagagaagttaagtgacttgtccaaagtcacacagctgacagctggcagagccagaatttgaacccatgacctttgattccaaagcccgggctctttccactgagccacgctgcttctctaagatcaagATCACTTACCTtgcttgttctcctcctcctacctggaTCTGAGTCCTGGTTACCTAGCAAAGACTAAGCTCTGAGTGAAGTGGTAGTGTTCCCTGGGCAGAGATTTCAATAGTCACTAAAACCATTTTCCATCGCCTCCCTCTCTCTGACTCTGATTCCCTTTCTTACctttttctccccattccctAACTTTGGATCACTGGCCTGAGATATGGGACTGCAACTCTCATGGCAGATATACACTACTGTTACAAGACTCTAGAAGTATTAGTTCTGCCTGAGAGGTTCAACTCCTGCAACTAGTCGGTTGCACAAGTATTTGTGTGGATTTGATCCCATAtggttttcttctgaaaaaaatcttttaaaaaattatatcTGCCTAAACAGGCTTATTAATCAAATAATTCTATTTGGTTCTTTGGATAAGAATAAAGATTATAAAAGGAAACTTAAACAAAATACACTGAGGAGTCCGTTTGAGTCAGGCTCAATGTAGCTTATTCACTACTTACTCTTTCTCTCCTTAgaaaatgaatgattaaatgtaACTGCTGAGCAAATAGAAGTTAAAGTAGGTTCCAATATATTGGATAAAGGACCCCTTTTGCATGTGAAATGGTCTGCAGACAGTGCAGAGATTCCATTTTTTGACACAAGGCTATTCTGGACACGAAAGAGTGAGTATTGAAGGCATGTCTATACAGCCTTGGGGGCTTGAGGTGATTGAGATAGCCAGGAATAAGAGTTTCTTGGTGTCAGTACATGATGATCTATTCGGAAAACAGCTTCCTTAGTTCATGTGatctcattcccttggtgaactcatttgcaccaacagcttcaactatcatctctacgcagaggacacccaaatttacatctcctcccctgttctctctccctccttctaggcttgtatctcctcctgccttcaggacacttctacctggatgccctcctgccacctaaagctcaacatgtccaagaatgagatccttatcttcccttccaaaccctatcctctccccgactttcccatcactgtggacagcactgccatccttcccttctcacaagtccgcaatcttggtgtcatccttgattctgcactgtcattcaccccacacatccaatctggtACCAAAGCCTGCTAGTCTCACCTTCCCAAcaacgccaagatctgccctttcctctcccttcaaaccactaccttgttggttcaatttctcatcctatccggaccagattactgcatcagcctcctttctgatctcccatcctcctgtctctcctcacttcagtctattcttcactctgctgcccggattatctttctacagaaatgctctgggcatgtcacttcactcctcaaaaatctccagttgttgcctatcaacctttgcatgaagcaaaaactcctcactaacagcttcaaagctctccatcacctcaacccctcctacctcacctcctttctctcctgctacagcccagcccacacactgctcctctgccactaacctcctcactatgccttgttctcacctgtcctgccattgacccctgacccacgtcctacctctggcctggaatgtcccccctccacacatctgacaaactagctcttttcctcctttcaaagccctacttagagctcatgtcctccaagaggccgttccaaactgagcctcccttttcctctcctccttctcccctccccatcacccctccctccctctgccttacccccttcccctcctcacagttcttatgtacatttttacatatttattattactctactcattttattaatgatgtttacatagctataattctatttattctgatggtattgacacctgtctatttgtttagttttgttgtctgtctcccctttctagactgtgagcccattgttgggtaggaactgtctctatatgttgccgatttgtacttcccaagagtacagtgctctgcacacagtaaacgctcaataaatatgattgaatgaataaatgtgatcgCCTAACAAAGGAATCTTTGTGATAGAAACTTTTTCAGGGCAACAGTCACCTCCTTATTTCTCAGACTATATATCATGGGGTTAAATACTGGTGCTACAATGGTGTAGAACAAAGACAGAAATTTATCTACATCCTCCGAGTGGCTTGACTTAGGCCATAGATATGTGATGGTAGCGGATCCAAAGAACAAGGTGACAACAAtgaggtgggaagaacaggtggagaaggctttgcaccTCCCCGTGGCCGAAGGTAACTTCAGGATGGTggagatgattttgacatagGACACGAGTATCAAGAGAAATGGGGCTGTTACAAAAAGCAGGACTACAGCATAGACTGAGAGTTGATTTGTAGATGTGTCCCCACAGGCCAGCCTAAGTACTGGTGGGATATCGCAGAAAAAATGGTTCAGCTTGTTGGAatcacagaagggaagggagaatatctGACCTGTCTGCcctatctggactggaatgccactgatccaggaagcagctGCCAGCAGGACACACACGTTATGGCTCATGATGATTGGATACCGCAGCGGGTTACATATGGCCATGTAACGATCGTATGCCATCACAGCCAGGAGAAAGCACTCCGTGGCTCCAAGAATTAGGAGGAAGCACATCTGTGTAGCAcatgaaaggaaagaaatagtTCCATCCTGTGCCTGGAGACTCATCAGCATTCTGGGTAGAGTTACGGATGTATAACAGATTTCCAAGAAGGAGAGGTTCctaaggaaaaagtacatgggtttGTGGAGAGTTTGATCTGTTTtggttattataattatgagtcCATTTCCTGCCAGGATGATCATGTAGCTAAAAAAGAAAATCCCAAAGAGGAATTCTCTCAATTTGGGAAGATCCAGAAATCCCAGGAGAACAAATTCTTCTACAGTCAGAtttcccttctccatttcttctAAATTATTCAGCTGTGAAAAGGACAAAATCAGGATGTTTGAATGAAAGCATGTTGCCAATGCACATGGGCATCCTGTACTCCCAAATCCCAGAAAAAATCAGTTAATTCTTTTCCAATAGATATCACTATTATTTACAGTGTATGCTCCTATATATTCTATCTCTTCTGAACAACCTCCCGCTCACTGTTGTCCCTAAAAAAATATTTGTAGAAGGAATTAATGTGAATGAGGGGGAAGCTGAGTAGCAGTGGTCAGACTGATTGAAAACCTCAGGGTGCAGGTGGCTGCCACTCCCTGTTATTCTCTCAAGCAATCTACCAAATAATACTCTGCACCTTCAGTTGTGTTCTATGCACACAAGTCTTTTCGGTTTTACACTACAGAAGAAGGTCacacctctgcccctccacctacTACACACTTCAGAACAGGAAACCCACTCTCGCacacagatgaaggtaactgtttctcctcctatgtgAAGGAAATCATTGGGCTCCTAACTCATAAACAGTGGAAATTTGGGAAACATTCATAGATTTAGAATATACCATTTAATCTTTTGTTATATTAAGACTGCCTAATTACTGATGAGACTAACAGCGGATTTAAAAATTAtgattttgctaagtgcttactgtgtgccaggcactgtactaagcgcttgaatagataattgggttggacacagtctctgtcccatataggacttggagtattaatccccattttacagatgtggaaacgaggcccagaaaaattaagtaacttgccaaggacacactgcagataagtggcagagccaggattagaacccaggtctttatgacgtccaggtccatgctttatctactaggtcaGCTTTTTAATGCTTCATGCTCAGAGGTTTGCCTTTTTGTCATGAACTGATACTACTAGTAATGGGTGACAATGGAGGATGAAGATTTGGCGTGGTGGGGATTGGGATCATCTGCCCTcagccctctagactttaagctcattatgggcagggaacatgtctgctaattctattgtattagcacagtgctctgtacacagtaggtgctcaataaataccattgattgattggtgatatgACATGGACACCAGTGAATGATGTCTGTGACAAATCTGCATATTCTAAGTGATGTCCATAGTCTGGGACAGACCCAGCGTAGGACAGGGGAAGAATCTGAGTTATGGTAATTATTAGGGAGCAAAGAAAGGCAGTGGTGCTACAGTGGTACTAAATCCACGTTAATTTTAAAATGTTCCCTAGATAAAATctgcataattaaaaaaaatgcacacaATGCACCCCTTGAAATTTAGGACTTCTAGTAAAGTAATCAGATATATTTATATCATGGGTGTctctaatgatttttttttagttttcattttatttattttaaagaatCAGTAAAGATGTCAATCCCCttatggtgtgtgtatgtgtgggaagGAGATCggaggcaaggaggagggaaatgggggagtCAAAATACACAGTCCAACATCCTTTCTTGCTGTACCTCATGTAAAGGAAAACAGTCTAGCCACCTTCATGATTTGATTTTAATGACACCTAGAAGAATTTCAAGTGATTTTCATTAAACTTGACAAGATAGAGAACATATGCATAAGCATCCcagaaaaaatgaagaaaaatagatGTTAAAGCAAATGCAAATCCCGTTTTATAAATAACCGTATAGACCTGGTTAGCTTACCCACACAGGCAAATAGGATGCTTTTTGATTTTGGAACACCAAATAGCCAAAGTGCAGATAAGAATTTTATGATGCTATAATACTGGTTCCTTATTAGTTGCAACAGTTTTCTGAATGTATACTGAAGTCCCATCCTCTTAAGGCATATATCTTCCTAtgccattttcatttttaaaatgatctgATTTGTATTTGTTTCTTGCTTTAAGAGTGCTTCCCAGTAGTTTACTTCAGTTCTTCCAAAGCTGAAAGTCCAGTGAAATAATGTGGATCTCTAATGGCGATCGTACTTTTGGCGTCTTTGAGATCACCAAGATGCATTTGGACTCCAAAGACGTTAACTGTCCTTTAAATAGAAAAGGACCtttcttttctgctctgtgggGACTGCAACCCTCCCTTGTTATTTGTTTAATGAACTCCCTCAGGAGACAATCTAGAGTACATGGCCAAAACCTTCTTTCTTTGGAGCCTTTCTCTCCATGGCCTGTACTGtccttgaggtaactgaggcacagagaagttaagtgacttgcccgaagtcacacagctgacatttggcagggcAGGTATTCgaatccatgacatctgactcccaaggccgggctctttccactagccatgctgcttctccatatcttaCCTCTTACcccttacctctggcctgaaataccctcctcctcatatcagagagatccattcattcattcaatcatctttattgagcacttactgtgtgcagagcacttactgtgtgcagatcactgtactaagtgcttggaaagtacaatacagcaattaaaagagtgacaattcctgcccacaaggagctcacagtctagaggggggaatacagacatcaaaacaaagatatcaatatacataaataaaattagagatatatgcataactgctgtgggactgggagggaggagagcaaaggaaggaaataggggtgatgcagaagggagtgagagatgagaaaaagtgtggggcttagtctggaaagacctctgggaagacagattattgctctcccccacttcaaagccttattgaaggcacaacttctccaaagagccttccctgattaaaagctcctctcctcttctcccagtcccttctgagtcaccctgacttggtccctttattcaccctccctctcatCCTCACAGCtcatatgtataaatctgtaattcatgtatttatttatatcaatgtctatctccccctctaataatgatggcatttattatgtgcatactatttgccagccactgtactaagtggtggggcagatacaagcaaatggaggtggacacagtccttatcccacttggagcttatagtctcaactcccattttacagatgaggtaactgaggtccagagaactgaagtgatttgcccaaggtcacacagcagacaggtggtggaactgggattataacccatgaccttctgtctcccagcggGTGCTCTATTTACTGCACCATCCTGGTTCTCCATTTGCCCATCTATTTActatattcagactgtgagctcaagactgagatccttataataataatgatggcatttgctaagcacttactatgtgtcaaccactgttctaagcgctggggtagatataaggtaatcaggttgtcccacgtagggctcacagtcttcatccccattttacagatgaggtaactgaagcatagagaagttaagtaacttgcccaaagtcacacagctgacaagtggcagaggtgggattagaacccatgacctctggctcccaagaccatgctgttcccactaagccaggctgcttctccctgtcctcccttccaaaccctgtcctctcccgaactttcccatcacggtggacagcactaccatccttcccttctcacaagcccgcaaccttggtgtcatccttgactccatgctctcatttaccccacacagccaatccattaccaaaacctgttagtctcaccttcacaacgtcatcaagatctgccctttcctctcccttcaaaccactaccttgttggttcaatttctcatcccaaccgaaccggattactgcatcagcctcctttctgatcgcccatcctcctgtctctccccgcttcactctattcttcactctgctgcccggattatctttctacagaaacgctctgggcatgtcactccactcctcaaaaagttTCCAgatgttgcctatcaaccttcacattaaggaaaaattccgcactattggcttcaaagttctccatcacctcgcaccctcctacctcacctcccttctctccttctacagcccagcccacacactccagtcctctgctactaacctcctcactgtgcctcattcactgtgcctgtccctccatcgacccctgacccacatccaacctctggcccggaatgccctccctccacacatctgacaaactagctcttttcctcctttcaaagccctactgagagttcacctcctccaagaggccttcccagactgagcctcccttttcctctcctctttctcccctccccatcgcctctctccctccctctgccttacccccttcccctcctcacagctcttgtgtacattgttacatgtttattactctattttattaatgatgtttacatagctataattctatttattctgatggtattgacacctgtttacatgttttattttgttgtctgtctcccccttctagactgtgagcccgctgttgcgtagggactgtctctatttgttgctgatttgtacttccgaagagtacagtgccctgcacacagtaaacactcaataaatatcattgaatgaatgaatgtgattgccTAACAAAGGAATCTTTGTGATAGAAACTTTTTCAGGGCAACAGtcacctccttgtttctcagACTATATAACATGGGGTTAAATACTGGTGCTACAATGGTGTAGAACAAAGACAGAAATTTATCCATATCTTCTGAGTGGCTTGACATAGGCCATAGATATGTGATGATACCAGATCCAAAGAATAAGATGACAACAAtgaggtgggaagaacaggtggagaaggctttgctcCTCCCCGTGGCTGAAGGTAACTTCAGGATGGTGGAGATGATTTTGATGTAAGACGTAAGTATCGAGAGAAATGGGGTTATTACAAAAAGCAGGGCCACAGCATAGACTGAGAGTTGATTCATAGATGTGTCCCCACAGGCCAGCTTGAGTACTGGTgggatatcacagaaaaaatggttcagcttgttggaatcacagaagggaagggagaatatctGACCTGTCTGCCCTACCTGGACCGGAATGCcactgatccaggaagcagctGCCAGCAAGATACACACTTTACGGCTCATGATGATTGGATACCGCAGTGGGTTACATATGGCCATGTAACGATCGCATGCCATCACAGCCAGGAGAAAGCACTCTGTGGCTCCAAGAATTAGGAGGAAGCACATCTGTGTAGCAcatgaaaggaaagaaatagtTCCATCCTGTGTCTGGAGACTCATCAGCATTCTGGGCAGAGTTACGGATGTATAACAGATTTCCAAGAAGGAGAGGTTCCTAAGGAAAAAGTACATGAGTTTGTGGAGAGTTTGATCTCTTATGGTTATTGTAATTATGAGTCCATTTCCTGCCAGGATGATCATGTAGCTAAAAAAGAAAATCCCAAAGAGGAATTCTCTCAATTTGGGAAGATCCAGAAAACCCAGGAGAACAAATTCTTCTACAGTCAGATTTCCCTGCTCCATTTCTTCTAAATTATTCAGCTGTGAAAAGGACAAAATCAGGAAGTTTGAATGAAAGTATGTAGCCAATGCACACGAGGCATCCTGTACACCCAAATCCCAGAAAAAATCAGTTAATTCTGTTCAAATAGATATCACTGTTATTTACAGTGTATGCTCTTATATATTCTATCTCTTCTGAACAACCTCCCGCTTGCTGTTGTCCTTAAAAAATATTTGTAGAAGGAACTAATGTGAATGAGGGGGAAGCTGAGTAGCAGTGGTCAGATTGATTGAAAACCTCAGGGTGCAGGTGGCTGCCACTCCCTCTTATTCTCTCAAGCGATCTACCAAATAATACTCTGCCCTCTCAGCTGTGCTCTATGCACAAAGGTGTCACACAAGGCTTTTGGGTTCTACACTGCAGAAGAAGGTCacacctctgcccctccacctcctacACACTTCTTAACAGGAAATCCACTCTCCCACAAAGATGAAGCTAACCATTTCTCCTCCTATGTGAAGGAAATCACTGGGCTCCCAACTCATAAACAGCAGAAATTTGGGAAACATTCATAGATTTTAGAATATACCATTAAATCTTTTGTTATATTAAGACTGCCTGATTACTGATGAGACTAACAGAGGATTTAAAAATTGTgattttgccaagtgcttactatgtgccaggcactgtactaagagcttgagtagataatcgggttgaacaaggtctctttcccacataggactgggagtcttaatccctattttacagatggggaaacgaggcccagaaaaattaagtaacttgccaaggacacactgcagataagtggcagaaccaggattagaacccaggtctttatgacgtccaggtccatgctttatctactaggtcaAGCTTTTTAATACTTCAGGCTCAGAGGTTTGCCTTTTTGTCATGAACTGCTACTACCAGTAATGGGTGACAATGGAGGATGAagatttggggtggtggggattgGGATCATCTGCCCTcagccctctagactttaagctcattatgggcagggaacatgtctgctaattctattgtattagcacagtgctctgtacacagtaagtgctcaagaaataccattgattgattggtgatatgACAATGACACCAGTGAATGATATCT
This genomic stretch from Tachyglossus aculeatus isolate mTacAcu1 chromosome 22, mTacAcu1.pri, whole genome shotgun sequence harbors:
- the LOC119944027 gene encoding olfactory receptor 10AG1-like, which encodes MEKGNLTVEEFVLLGFLDLPKLREFLFGIFFFSYMIILAGNGLIIIITKTDQTLHKPMYFFLRNLSFLEICYTSVTLPRMLMSLQAQDGTISFLSCATQMCFLLILGATECFLLAVMAYDRYMAICNPLRYPIIMSHNVCVLLAAASWISGIPVQIGQTGQIFSLPFCDSNKLNHFFCDIPPVLRLACGDTSTNQLSVYAVVLLFVTAPFLLILVSYVKIISTILKLPSATGRCKAFSTCSSHLIVVTLFFGSATITYLWPKSSHSEDVDKFLSLFYTIVAPVFNPMIYSLRNKEVTVALKKFLSQRFLC
- the LOC119943831 gene encoding olfactory receptor 10AG1-like is translated as MEQGNLTVEEFVLLGFLDLPKLREFLFGIFFFSYMIILAGNGLIITITIRDQTLHKLMYFFLRNLSFLEICYTSVTLPRMLMSLQTQDGTISFLSCATQMCFLLILGATECFLLAVMACDRYMAICNPLRYPIIMSRKVCILLAAASWISGIPVQVGQTGQIFSLPFCDSNKLNHFFCDIPPVLKLACGDTSMNQLSVYAVALLFVITPFLSILTSYIKIISTILKLPSATGRSKAFSTCSSHLIVVILFFGSGIITYLWPMSSHSEDMDKFLSLFYTIVAPVFNPMLYSLRNKEVTVALKKFLSQRFLC